ACGCGCGATCGGTCACGGCTGCGCTGATCGTGATCGGCGACGAGGTTCTCTCCGGGCGGACCAAGGACAAGAACATCGGCCACATCGCCGAACGCCTCACCGACGTGGGCATCGACCTGCGCGAGGTGCGGGTGGTGGCGGATGTGGAAGAGGACATCGTGGCGGCGGTCAATGCCCTGCGCGCCCGCTTCGACTATGTGTTCACCACCGGCGGTATCGGCCCCACCCACGACGACATTACCGCCGACGCCATCGCCAAGGCCTTCGGCGTGTCCATCGATGTCGACCCGCGCGCCCGCGCCATGCTGCTCGAATACATCGCCGAGAAGGATCTGAACGAGGCGCGCCTGCGCATGGCGCGCATTCCCGCCGGCGCGAG
The nucleotide sequence above comes from Xanthobacter flavus. Encoded proteins:
- a CDS encoding competence/damage-inducible protein A → MGEADDARSVTAALIVIGDEVLSGRTKDKNIGHIAERLTDVGIDLREVRVVADVEEDIVAAVNALRARFDYVFTTGGIGPTHDDITADAIAKAFGVSIDVDPRARAMLLEYIAEKDLNEARLRMARIPAGASLVVNEVSKAPGFRIENVIVMAGVPRIMQSMLEAVLPDLRKGRPMLSRTILAEAKEGDIAAPLRRIAEAYPDAIIGSYPFRDEADGRYKTNLVVRAREADTLAAAGDAVARMVEDSAKS